The proteins below are encoded in one region of Aquisalimonas asiatica:
- a CDS encoding shikimate kinase → MDTHNLILIGMPGSGKSTVGRVLANALDMAFVDTDALVEQRRGVSLQAIVDAEGPEGVLCAEADEALRLDCRDTVIATGGSMVYSETAMKALEQLGPIIWLDVPLETLKTRVGSGDQRGLAMRPDQGLADLATERLPLYQRHATLRIDCNGLSPEEVSAAIVSRLSVRTGT, encoded by the coding sequence ATGGACACCCACAACCTGATTCTCATCGGCATGCCCGGCAGCGGCAAAAGCACCGTCGGCCGTGTGCTGGCGAATGCCCTGGACATGGCATTCGTCGACACGGATGCACTGGTGGAACAGCGGCGGGGGGTCAGCCTGCAGGCCATCGTCGACGCGGAGGGTCCCGAGGGCGTGCTGTGCGCCGAGGCCGACGAGGCGCTCCGGCTCGACTGTCGCGATACCGTCATCGCCACCGGGGGGTCCATGGTCTACAGCGAGACGGCCATGAAGGCCCTGGAGCAGCTGGGCCCGATCATCTGGCTGGATGTGCCGCTGGAGACCCTGAAAACGCGCGTGGGCAGCGGTGATCAACGGGGCCTCGCCATGCGCCCGGACCAGGGCCTGGCGGACCTGGCCACGGAACGCCTGCCACTCTACCAGCGCCACGCGACCCTGCGGATCGATTGCAACGGCCTCTCGCCCGAGGAGGTGAGTGCGGCCATCGTCTCGAGACTTTCCGTACGAACGGGGACTTGA
- a CDS encoding HDOD domain-containing protein has translation MTNGSADALRRARLNELPSPPDLLLPLLRLCGDDDAVPADACRTIGRDSVLSARLLAAASAPVFARRLRPTSLDTAVHALGMDTVQSLALAATVQQFFGAVAGRQHRWLPRVWEQALACATVARQLAEYTRSARPAEAYLAGLLHNIGQLVLVYQLPDDYPEVLQTASQGNHHLPALEREHFGIDHVELGAELLERWGLPALLVDAVRYQQEAPETLADTHGLVRTTAVARPMATCGHEPDATVRHAAGHLFDLGPSACLCVMANAAAERDRLSSALDNGPGDDPPLAAATGRDSAIGQELRQTALIGDARRHLYGPNPVNGIARYVALLFGINHLVCLQRGRNGETLQVRVPRGADQRLEELELPLDRDRSFLARSLVDNHPIHTLDPEARDALTIADRQLCSQMPSDGVLCLPMRPAGEAIGILVLGIRYDQISALLDESPLFLAFASEAGRALLVEEQRNRQRQERHDDEAANATLHREALVQAAADPLSIMQNYLSVLETQLEPDHPAHASVLSLSEEAGRLAALLRGADTPERGGTRPQGINDLIRAVMRLAERAGAIPDTIRPEVSLDRSLDEPVMPVPGVLRQVLLNLLRTMGEHLRGSDTISIRSSGFVHMAGERYIEVLLEDTGPGFPESLRQQLESGPRQTTGSPEAERLNVAGSLMRDAGGIMTCRSRPGEGTRIQLLIPTADAAPETTSRGSVAG, from the coding sequence ATGACGAATGGGTCAGCCGACGCGCTGCGGCGCGCCCGGCTCAATGAACTGCCCAGCCCTCCCGACCTGCTGCTGCCGTTGCTCCGGCTCTGCGGGGACGACGACGCAGTGCCTGCCGACGCGTGCAGGACCATCGGTCGCGACAGCGTACTCAGCGCCCGCCTGCTGGCGGCCGCCTCGGCGCCGGTCTTCGCCCGGCGCCTGCGCCCCACATCGCTGGACACGGCGGTTCACGCCCTCGGAATGGACACGGTGCAGAGCCTCGCCCTGGCGGCAACGGTGCAGCAGTTCTTCGGTGCGGTCGCAGGACGCCAGCACCGGTGGCTACCGAGGGTATGGGAGCAGGCCCTGGCCTGCGCAACGGTGGCCAGGCAGCTGGCCGAGTACACGCGCAGCGCCCGGCCTGCGGAGGCCTATCTCGCCGGTCTGCTCCACAACATCGGCCAGCTGGTGCTGGTGTATCAGCTCCCCGATGATTATCCGGAGGTGCTCCAGACCGCATCGCAGGGCAACCATCACCTGCCCGCCCTGGAGCGCGAGCATTTCGGCATCGACCACGTGGAACTGGGCGCCGAACTGCTGGAGCGCTGGGGCCTTCCGGCGCTGCTGGTGGACGCCGTGCGCTATCAGCAGGAGGCCCCGGAGACCCTGGCCGACACCCACGGGCTGGTACGCACCACGGCCGTGGCGCGGCCCATGGCGACCTGCGGCCACGAGCCCGATGCCACCGTGCGTCACGCCGCCGGCCACCTCTTCGACCTTGGCCCGTCGGCCTGCCTGTGTGTCATGGCCAATGCGGCCGCCGAGCGCGACCGCCTGTCGTCCGCCCTGGACAACGGGCCGGGGGACGATCCACCACTGGCCGCGGCCACCGGGCGCGACAGCGCCATCGGCCAGGAGCTTCGCCAGACCGCCCTGATCGGCGATGCCCGTCGCCACCTGTACGGCCCCAACCCGGTCAACGGCATTGCCCGCTACGTCGCCCTGTTGTTCGGCATCAACCACCTGGTCTGCCTGCAACGGGGCCGCAACGGCGAGACATTGCAGGTCCGCGTACCCCGTGGCGCAGACCAGCGGCTGGAGGAGCTGGAGCTGCCCCTGGACCGGGATCGCAGTTTTCTCGCCCGCAGCCTGGTGGACAACCACCCGATTCATACGCTGGATCCCGAGGCGCGGGACGCGCTCACCATTGCGGATCGCCAGCTATGCAGCCAGATGCCCTCGGATGGCGTGCTCTGCCTGCCCATGCGGCCCGCCGGCGAAGCCATCGGTATCCTGGTGCTGGGTATCCGCTACGACCAGATCTCCGCGCTGCTTGATGAGTCACCGCTGTTTCTTGCGTTCGCCAGCGAGGCCGGTCGCGCACTGCTGGTCGAGGAGCAGCGCAACCGCCAGCGGCAGGAGCGCCACGACGACGAGGCGGCGAACGCCACCCTGCACCGGGAAGCGCTGGTTCAGGCGGCAGCGGATCCGCTGTCGATCATGCAGAATTACCTGTCAGTGCTGGAAACGCAGCTCGAGCCGGACCACCCAGCCCACGCCAGCGTCCTCTCGCTGAGCGAGGAAGCGGGCCGGCTCGCCGCGCTTCTTCGCGGGGCCGACACACCGGAGCGGGGTGGTACCCGGCCGCAGGGAATCAATGACCTCATCCGCGCGGTCATGCGGCTCGCCGAACGGGCGGGCGCCATCCCCGATACCATCCGCCCGGAAGTCAGCCTGGACCGCAGCCTGGATGAACCGGTGATGCCCGTGCCCGGGGTACTGCGCCAGGTCCTGCTGAACCTGCTGCGCACAATGGGCGAGCACCTGCGCGGCAGTGACACCATCAGTATCCGATCGTCCGGTTTTGTACATATGGCCGGAGAGCGCTACATTGAGGTACTGCTGGAGGATACTGGACCGGGCTTTCCCGAATCCCTGCGCCAGCAGCTGGAGTCCGGGCCGCGCCAGACCACGGGCTCGCCGGAAGCGGAACGACTGAACGTGGCCGGATCGCTCATGCGTGACGCCGGCGGGATCATGACCTGCCGCTCGCGCCCCGGGGAGGGGACACGCATTCAGTTGCTGATACCGACAGCGGATGCAGCCCCGGAGACGACCTCACGCGGGTCCGTGGCAGGCTGA